In Leptospira barantonii, the DNA window ATGGACGAATTCGGTCCGATATGAGAATCCTCTCCGATCGTTACATCTCTAGAAATCTTTACTCCGTCTTCCAGATATGTGTTCGCACCGATCACCGAATTTTCTCCGATGACAACGTATTCTCCAACGGTAACCCCCGCTCCCAACTTAGCGCTCGGATGAATGATCGCCGAGGAAGAAATTTTTCCGGAAGGGACATAAGGAGGGTATACACAATTTAGAATTTCGACAAGGCTCAACTCAGGATTTGAAACAACGAGACAAGGAAGAGTTATTTCTTTTGCAAACTCTTCGGTGGTCAAGATTACGCTCGAAAGAGTATTCTTAACTTCGGATAACATTTTCTTGGTGGAAAGAAAGCTGATGGAATTCTTCGCTCCCGGGGTAATCGGGGTTACCTTTTCAATCAAGATCGTATCAGGAGCGGCTGAATTTGTGATCTTCGATCCGCTGACTTTTTTCGCGAGATCGGATAGTTTAATTTGGGGCATGTTTCCCTCGTTTTAATTGGTTGATACACGGAGAAACGAACGACTTAAAGCGTCACGCAAAAAAACAGCATAGGTTTCGGTGATCCATTTCGATTTATAAGAATTAGGACTTTGGCGGAAATAGAATCGAAATATCCCGTTTGACGAAATGGTCTCACTTAAAACTATGTAGGAAATTTGGAAAATTCTTCATTTTTAGGAATCGCACGCGCTCATGAAACCGATTAGAGAACCTCAGATCAACTTATTCAAAAAATCGACTCCATACAAAGCTAAAGTAATCAGCAACGTTCTATTGACTCCCGAAGCGGGAACCGGTAAAAGACCGAAAAAAGAAGGAGAGTCTCTCGTTCATAGAATCACTCTTGCAATCGATCATGCCGCTTATCCTTACGTTATCGGACAAAGCGGCGGGGTAATTCCTCCCGGTGAAGATCCTGAAAAGAAAGCGAAAGGTTTGGCGGACGCGGGTTACACCGTAAGACTTTATTCCATCGCTTCCCCGAGTTATTCTTTCGGAATGAAAGAGGACAATATCGAATTCATCATCAAAAGAGATAACGTATATGATGAAAACGGAAACATTCAATTCAAAGGTGTTTGTTCAAACTATATATGCGATCTTAAAGCCGGAGACGAAGTCGTAATGACTGGACCTTCCGGAAAAAAATTCCTTCTTCC includes these proteins:
- a CDS encoding ferredoxin-NADP reductase; this translates as MKPIREPQINLFKKSTPYKAKVISNVLLTPEAGTGKRPKKEGESLVHRITLAIDHAAYPYVIGQSGGVIPPGEDPEKKAKGLADAGYTVRLYSIASPSYSFGMKEDNIEFIIKRDNVYDENGNIQFKGVCSNYICDLKAGDEVVMTGPSGKKFLLPVADFGGDIMFLATGTGIAPFIGMSEELLEHKLINFTGNITLVYGAPYSDELVMMDYLRGLEAKYKNFKLVTAISREEKNPFDGGRMYISHRVKEQADAVKKILNGGGRFYICGGPKGMEKGVIEEIQKIAGDTGTYEDFKHHLEGAHQLFVETY